Within Actinomycetota bacterium, the genomic segment TGCGGTCGCAGGATCAGATTCCTGCTGCGCCAAATCCTCGGCTTCTTCCGCGTCGGTGGCGGCCGCCTTGTAGGCGCCGTACTGTTCGACGATGCGACGAAGCTCGGCGTGACGCCTGGCCAGGCCTGTGTACCGGTTTCGATCAGAGGTCGCACCCGGCTCGGCGAGATCTTCCTCGACTCGAGCGAAGGCTTTCTCGATCCCTTCCAACCGCTCAATGAGTCGGCGATCCATCTCAGTTCGCCAGGGCACGAAGCGCCGCAGGGCAGACGGGCCCTCGCGCCTTGACTTCCTCGACTTCTTCGGGTTCGAGCGCAGCGAGGAGAGCGGCGACTGCAACCTCCACCTGGTCGTCGGCGGGATGGTCGGTTGTGAGTTTCTGGAGCCACAGCCCCGGAGCGGCGAGGATGCGGCCGAGACGATCGCCACCATGAAGGCCGGAGAACTTGAGGATCTCGTAGGCAAAGCCGGCAATCACCGGGATCAACACGATCCTGGAGGCGATGAGCTGGATCCAGCCCGGCCGGCCAAGGAGCGTGAACACGACCAAAGAGATGAACACCACGATCAGCAGGAAGTTCGTACCACAACGCGGATGCTCGGGCGGGTGCTTCTGGATATGGTCGACCGTGAGCGCTTCTCCCGCCTCGTAGGCGTGGATCGTCTGGTGCTCTGCACCGTGGTATTCGAAGACCCGGCGGATCTCCTTCGATCGCCCGATACCCCAGACATAGCCGACGAAGAGCAGTCCTCGCACAATTCCATCGATGAGGTTGAACGAGAACGACGATCCGCCGATGAACGGTGTGAGGAGCTTCGCGACACCGAGTGGAGCGAGAACGAAGATCAACAGGACGGCGGCGACCGAGAATGCGATCGTCCCCACGAGCTGCAGTTTCGTGAACTCTTCCTCATCCTCGGGAACGGCCTTCTGTGCGGACCATGACAACGCCTTGAATCCGAGCACAAGCGATTCATACAAGACCATGACTCCGCGCACGAAGGGGATTCGAGCGG encodes:
- a CDS encoding DUF1385 domain-containing protein, with amino-acid sequence MMRAPSSWAIAVRVPSGEIETVKHDLPRLSSRSRAARIPFVRGVMVLYESLVLGFKALSWSAQKAVPEDEEEFTKLQLVGTIAFSVAAVLLIFVLAPLGVAKLLTPFIGGSSFSFNLIDGIVRGLLFVGYVWGIGRSKEIRRVFEYHGAEHQTIHAYEAGEALTVDHIQKHPPEHPRCGTNFLLIVVFISLVVFTLLGRPGWIQLIASRIVLIPVIAGFAYEILKFSGLHGGDRLGRILAAPGLWLQKLTTDHPADDQVEVAVAALLAALEPEEVEEVKARGPVCPAALRALAN